The Miscanthus floridulus cultivar M001 chromosome 17, ASM1932011v1, whole genome shotgun sequence genome has a window encoding:
- the LOC136514880 gene encoding transcription repressor OFP1-like → MSNHHRFKLSHLMPNSWFYKLRDMKKPRPASKRNSETTRTSKRSNHYYHGSIAPKPLPLSPHRSCSYYLNTKHNMSLDEKLRPSTLHFNPKASDIQFPRDHHHHHHHHHCPASTMVIEAKHEFQDLQLRPIRTRAVLTGSTSGTCPSSPRLRSRRLPALSGSSVISTTSAIGGRRSAARRSFAVVKASTDPPRDFKESMVEMIVENDMNALEDMQELLECYLSLNSREYHGVIMEVFREIWHEIVQDIAED, encoded by the coding sequence atgagcaaCCATCACAGGTTCAAACTATCCCATCTCATGCCAAACTCTTGGTTCTACAAGCTGAGGGACATGAAGAAACCCAGGCCAGCAAGCAAAAGAAACAGCGAAACAACAAGAACCTCTAAGAGATCAAACCACTACTACCATGGAAGCATCGCTCCCAAACCGCTTCCTTTATCCCCACACCGTTCCTGCTCCTACTACCTAAACACAAAGCATAATATGTCACTCGATGAGAAACTACGCCCCTCCACTCTCCATTTTAACCCAAAGGCATCAGACATCCAATTCCCTAgagatcaccaccaccaccaccaccaccaccattgcCCAGCAAGCACCATGGTCATCGAAGCCAAGCACGAGTTTCAAGACTTGCAGCTACGTCCGATTCGCACAAGGGCAGTGCTTACCGGATCTACAAGCGGTACATGCCCGAGCTCGCCGAGGCTGAGGAGCAGAAGGTTACCTGCTCTCAGTGGCAGTAGCGTCATCAGTACTACGAGTGCTATTGGTGGCCGGAGAAGCGCTGCTAGGAGGAGCTTCGCTGTCGTGAAGGCGTCGACAGACCCGCCCAGGGATTTCAAGGAGAGCATGGTGGAGATGATCGTCGAGAACGACATGAACGCACTGGAGGATATGCAGGAACTTCTTGAGTGCTACTTGTCACTCAACTCGAGGGAGTACCATGGAGTTATAATGGAGGTCTTCAGGGAAATTTGGCATGAGATTGTCCAAGATATTGCTGAAGATTGA